Proteins encoded by one window of Rutidosis leptorrhynchoides isolate AG116_Rl617_1_P2 unplaced genomic scaffold, CSIRO_AGI_Rlap_v1 contig18, whole genome shotgun sequence:
- the LOC139881649 gene encoding uridylate kinase PUMPKIN, chloroplastic — MGISSTPCLHFVSSSSSIVTSPSPSSSLSPLCFFNTHQHNLSTRSHHQRPNGRLIISCCSSREMGNGADPVNFRHSQMSSMSPLGVTMNENGTSRPSFRWRRVLLKVSGEALAGDQTQNIDPKITMSIAREVAAVTRLGIEVALVVGGGNIFRGASWAGCSGLDRSSADYIGMLATVMNAIFLQATMESIGIPTRVQTAFRMSEVAEPYIRRRAVRHLEKGRVVIFAAGTGNPFFTTDTAAALRCAEINAEVVLKATNVDGVFDDDPKRNPNARLLDTLSYQEVTSKELSVMDMTAITLCQENNIPVVVFNLFKPGNISKAIKGERVGTLIGSTWTSPVATVQ, encoded by the exons ATGGGAATCTCTTCTACTCCATGTTTGCATTTTGTCTCATCTTCCTCTTCCATAGTTACTTCTCCTTCACCGTCTTCTTCACTCTCACCATTGTGCTTTTTCAACACACATCAACATAATTTGTCAACAAGAAGCCATCATCAGAGACCCAATGGACGGTTGATCATCAGTTGTTGCTCTTCCCGTGAAATGGGTAACGGGGCAGACCCCGTGAATTTTAG ACATTCTCAAATGTCATCTATGTCTCCATTAGGAGTGACAATGAATGAAAATGGCACCTCCAGGCCATCGTTTAGGTGGCGGAGGGTGTTGCTTAAAGTAAGTGGCGAAGCACTTGCCGGAGATCAAACTCAGAATATTGACCCTAAG ATTACGATGTCTATAGCTAGGGAGGTTGCAGCTGTCACTCGTCTTGGCATTGAG GTTGCACTTGTGGTTGGTGGCGGAAATATATTTCGTGGAGCCTCTTGGGCTGGATGTAGTGGGCTTGACCGTTCATCAGCTGATTATATTGG GATGTTAGCTACTGTCATGAATGCTATATTTCTTCAAGCTACAATGGAAAGCATCGGCATCCCGACCAGGGTCCAGACTGCATTTCGCATGTCAGAGGTTGCAGAGCCATATATACGACGAAGAGCTGTTAGGCATCTTGAGAAAGGAAGGGTTGTAATCTTTGCTGCTGGAACCGGTAACCCATTTTTCACCACTGACACAGCAGCAGCTCTTCGTTGTGCTGAAA TTAATGCTGAGGTTGTGCTGAAAGCTACAAATGTTGATGGGGTCTTTGATGATGATCCTAAACGTAACCCGAATGCTCGGCTTCTCGATACTCTAAGTTATCAGGAAGTGACTTCCAAAGAGCTTTCAGTGATGGATATGACAGCCATTACATTGTGCCAAGAAAACAATATTCCTG TTGTTGTCTTCAATCTTTTTAAACCAGGCAACATCTCAAAAGCCATAAAGGGTGAGAGGGTTGGCACGTTAATAGGCTCTACATGGACTTCACCAGTTGCGACAGTGCAATAA
- the LOC139881648 gene encoding F-box protein At3g07870-like codes for MSDVAISPKKLKCRISSEVQHKRDATIVDLPKEAFVEILSRLPVKSILSCRCVCKRWCDLLSSSNSAFASLHFTRSTPQFFVETFDGNKFSHFMEIEDDANLQNGITIFPSRFEPDMLSWNVVNSCNGFICLSSHYFVPVMVCNPITGEYIDIPSNYALSRRAYIVSGFGCSVTSNQYKVVRLISEVEKNDIELGIEFSSSVEVFTIGTKSWREIGTVSYSLDQSSCVTYFKGAIHWICNDVMSPNYIISFDLENEKFSTISLPQNLGMRSIVV; via the coding sequence ATGTCGGATGTCGCGATTTCCCCAAAGAAGCTCAAGTGTCGCATATCGAGCGAGGTTCAACATAAGCGCGATGCGACAATTGTAGATCTCCCCAAGGAGGCCTTCGTCGAGATACTTTCACGACTTCCAGTGAAGAGCATTCTTTCTTGTAGGTGCGTTTGTAAAAGGTGGTGTGATTTACTCTCTTCTTCAAATTCTGCGTTTGCAAGCCTTCACTTTACAAGATCGACTCCACAATTTTTCGTCGAAACCTTTGACGGTAATAAATTTTCTCACTTCATGGAGATAGAAGATGATGCCAATCTTCAAAATGGTATTACAATTTTTCCATCTAGGTTTGAGCCTGATATGCTTAGTTGGAATGTTGTCAATTCATGTAATGGGTTCATTTGTTTATCTAGTCACTATTTTGTTCCTGTCATGGTGTGCAATCCAATTACCGGCGAATACATTGATATCCCTAGCAACTATGCTCTAAGTAGACGAGCTTATATTGTTAGTGGGTTTGGATGTAGTGTGACAAGTAATCAATACAAAGTTGTCAGACTAATCAGTGAAGTAGAGAAGAATGATATAGAATTAGGGATAGAATTTTCATCAAGTGTGGAAGTTTTCACCATAGGAACCAAGTCATGGAGAGAAATTGGGACGGTCTCATATTCTCTAGATCAATCTTCATGTGTCACATATTTTAAGGGAGCTATACATTGGATTTGTAATGATGTTATGAGTCCTAACTATATCATTTCCTTCGACCTAGAGAATGAAAAGTTCTCAACCATTTCCCTCCCACAAAATTTAGGAATGAGATCAATCGTGGTATAA